The following are from one region of the Stigmatella ashevillena genome:
- a CDS encoding FliH/SctL family protein codes for MAIGKVIKGDVAPEAVPERSAPRPARAGVMNADIFEARQSAQGIIEEAQREKERILAEAHREKEDVLAKAREQGRQEGMAQATELLLRAKMQAGEMLAGQEKDVIALACRIAEKIIGRDIERQPELLVDMCAAAIEQLRNARAMVLRVHPKTAQVLRSRKPELMELIGRAVDLAIREDQDVAPVGCIVQTEFGTVDAQLPTQFEMLQNVLLPDLSKTEGPA; via the coding sequence ATGGCGATCGGCAAGGTAATCAAAGGTGACGTGGCTCCGGAAGCCGTCCCCGAGCGGTCCGCGCCGCGTCCTGCTCGCGCGGGCGTGATGAACGCCGATATCTTCGAGGCGCGTCAGTCTGCCCAGGGCATCATCGAGGAGGCCCAGCGGGAGAAGGAACGCATCCTCGCGGAGGCCCACCGGGAGAAAGAGGACGTCCTGGCCAAGGCACGGGAGCAGGGGCGCCAGGAAGGAATGGCCCAGGCCACGGAGCTGCTGCTGCGCGCCAAGATGCAGGCGGGGGAGATGCTCGCTGGCCAGGAGAAGGACGTCATTGCCCTGGCCTGCCGGATCGCCGAGAAGATCATCGGCCGTGACATCGAGCGTCAGCCGGAGCTGCTGGTGGACATGTGTGCCGCGGCCATCGAGCAGCTGCGCAATGCCCGCGCGATGGTGCTCCGCGTGCACCCGAAGACGGCGCAGGTGCTGCGCTCGCGCAAGCCCGAGTTGATGGAGCTCATCGGCCGCGCGGTGGACCTCGCCATCCGCGAGGACCAAGACGTGGCGCCCGTGGGGTGCATTGTCCAGACGGAGTTCGGCACGGTGGACGCGCAACTGCCGACCCAGTTCGAGATGCTCCAGAACGTGCTGCTGCCCGACCTCAGCAAGACGGAAGGACCGGCCTAG
- a CDS encoding flagellar assembly protein FliH, whose product MPPYRLETLLEMRARAKEEAEQAFSAAIKALEKEKAELKRLEDELTRRKAERKAKVMAYLNEVMAKGAGINGMNMMGRFEQRLKDEEAQVALDIERQREVVKVAERTVEQKRQQMAEAAKELKAIEKHKETWQKQIKHERQQREELTQEEIGSALFLARQRK is encoded by the coding sequence ATGCCCCCGTACCGGTTAGAGACCCTCCTGGAGATGCGCGCCCGCGCCAAGGAGGAGGCGGAGCAGGCCTTCTCCGCGGCCATCAAGGCGCTGGAGAAGGAGAAGGCGGAGCTCAAGCGTCTGGAGGACGAACTCACGCGGCGCAAGGCCGAGCGCAAGGCGAAGGTCATGGCCTACCTCAACGAGGTGATGGCCAAGGGTGCCGGCATCAACGGCATGAACATGATGGGCCGCTTCGAGCAGCGCCTGAAGGATGAGGAGGCGCAGGTGGCGCTCGACATCGAGCGCCAGCGCGAGGTGGTGAAGGTGGCCGAGCGGACCGTCGAGCAGAAGCGCCAGCAAATGGCGGAGGCCGCCAAGGAGCTCAAGGCCATCGAGAAGCACAAGGAGACCTGGCAGAAGCAGATCAAACACGAGCGGCAGCAGCGCGAGGAGCTGACCCAGGAAGAGATTGGCAGTGCCTTGTTCCTCGCCCGCCAGCGCAAGTAA
- the sctN gene encoding type III secretion system ATPase SctN, whose amino-acid sequence MAIDLSRYYALLKDASLVRVRGRVTELTGLVIKASVPNVRVGEVVYINSRIRGKVKAEVVGFQGDEVMLMPLGELYGIGPDSEVIPTGKPLTIKCGEGLLGRVLGGTGEPLDGKPLPDDLIDWSVDRDCPDPFTRMRIEHPLPLGVRCIDGLLTVGEGQRVGLFAGSGVGKSTLMGQIARNTKAELNVIALIGERGREVREFIEDALGEEGLKRSVLVCATSDQPSLVRLKAAYVATAIAEYFRERGGNVMFMLDTVTRLARAQREIGLAVGEPPARQGYPPSVFSMLPRILERTGNSAKGKCTAIYTCLVAGGDMEEPIADEVRGILDGHFILNRALGERNQWPAMDVLASLSRVMSGIVAKEHKKAAGKLRETLATYEKQRDLILLGAYQYGTDPRTDYAIDKYDAIIDYLKQDTHSNSTYEETVNGLLALFED is encoded by the coding sequence ATGGCGATTGACCTATCGCGTTACTACGCGCTGCTGAAGGACGCATCGCTGGTCCGCGTGCGAGGGCGCGTCACCGAGCTCACCGGTCTGGTCATCAAGGCCAGCGTGCCCAACGTGCGTGTGGGCGAGGTCGTCTACATCAACAGCCGCATCCGCGGGAAGGTGAAGGCGGAGGTGGTGGGCTTCCAAGGCGATGAGGTGATGCTCATGCCGCTGGGCGAGCTGTACGGCATCGGTCCGGACAGCGAGGTGATTCCCACCGGCAAGCCGCTCACCATCAAGTGTGGGGAAGGGTTGCTGGGCCGCGTGCTCGGCGGCACGGGCGAGCCCCTCGACGGGAAGCCCCTGCCGGATGACCTCATTGACTGGTCGGTGGATCGGGACTGCCCGGACCCCTTCACGCGCATGCGCATCGAGCACCCGCTGCCCCTGGGGGTGCGCTGCATCGACGGGCTGCTGACCGTGGGCGAGGGGCAGCGCGTGGGGCTCTTCGCAGGCTCCGGTGTCGGTAAGTCCACACTCATGGGGCAGATCGCCCGGAACACCAAGGCGGAGCTGAACGTCATCGCGCTGATCGGCGAGCGTGGCCGCGAGGTGCGTGAGTTCATCGAGGACGCACTCGGCGAGGAGGGGCTCAAGCGCTCCGTGCTGGTGTGCGCTACCTCGGACCAGCCCAGCCTGGTGCGTTTGAAGGCCGCCTACGTGGCCACCGCCATCGCGGAGTACTTCCGGGAGCGGGGCGGCAACGTGATGTTCATGCTGGACACGGTGACGCGTCTGGCGCGTGCCCAGCGTGAAATCGGCCTGGCCGTCGGCGAGCCCCCGGCCCGTCAGGGCTATCCGCCCAGCGTCTTCTCCATGCTGCCGCGCATCCTTGAGCGCACCGGCAACTCGGCCAAGGGCAAGTGCACCGCCATCTACACGTGCTTGGTGGCCGGTGGTGACATGGAAGAGCCCATCGCCGACGAGGTCCGCGGTATTCTCGACGGCCACTTCATCCTCAACCGCGCCCTGGGCGAGCGCAACCAGTGGCCCGCCATGGACGTGCTGGCCAGCCTCTCCCGTGTGATGAGCGGCATCGTCGCCAAGGAGCACAAGAAGGCGGCCGGCAAGCTGCGCGAGACGCTCGCGACCTACGAGAAACAGCGCGACCTGATCCTCCTGGGGGCCTACCAGTACGGCACGGACCCCCGGACGGACTACGCCATCGACAAATACGACGCCATCATCGACTACCTCAAGCAGGACACCCACTCGAACTCGACCTACGAGGAGACTGTCAACGGGCTCCTGGCCCTCTTCGAGGACTGA
- a CDS encoding flagellar hook-length control protein FliK yields the protein MSRVEDDRDAERIAQRLIQERQLAEAKGKQRKDGETAFSKLVQQSQTEKGHTQQKQETKQTFAQATLARLMKEAGTKEAGAETRQQEGTHAKQSGLRQDTTRAQGRQEAKSLDERVLLGHSDEARQTAEGRQTESSQSGAASAGRKHDEGVSETRTEARHTEGKAESDSEADEKSSLSRSEGRAGQKGSLKADADSGGGQGGGGKDKKEGGGDAAAAAGFRFNPALMAPVPVAKPKPNTGSERMRAVANEIAQKIVERARVGTNGAGQAEFQIDLRSNVLNGLSIKISAKNGKIQAVFSGSDRDVLKMIEEQKEGLKSALTGRGLKLEDLRFEVRA from the coding sequence ATGAGCCGAGTCGAAGACGATCGCGACGCAGAGCGGATTGCCCAGCGCCTCATCCAGGAGCGGCAGCTCGCCGAGGCCAAGGGCAAGCAGCGCAAGGACGGGGAGACGGCCTTCTCGAAGCTGGTCCAGCAGTCCCAGACGGAGAAGGGACATACCCAGCAGAAGCAGGAGACCAAGCAGACCTTCGCCCAGGCCACGCTCGCCCGGCTGATGAAGGAGGCGGGGACGAAGGAGGCCGGGGCAGAGACGCGCCAGCAGGAGGGGACCCACGCCAAGCAGTCCGGGCTGCGTCAGGACACCACCCGCGCCCAGGGGCGCCAGGAGGCGAAGTCCCTCGACGAGCGTGTGCTCCTGGGCCACTCCGACGAGGCCCGGCAGACAGCCGAGGGCCGGCAGACGGAGTCGTCCCAAAGTGGGGCGGCCAGTGCTGGCCGCAAGCACGACGAGGGGGTCTCCGAGACGCGCACCGAGGCCCGCCACACGGAAGGCAAGGCGGAGAGCGACTCGGAGGCGGACGAGAAAAGCTCGTTGTCCCGGAGCGAGGGGCGCGCGGGCCAGAAGGGCTCGCTCAAGGCGGACGCGGACTCGGGGGGCGGCCAGGGCGGTGGGGGCAAGGACAAGAAGGAAGGCGGGGGCGATGCGGCGGCGGCGGCGGGCTTCCGTTTCAACCCCGCGCTGATGGCCCCGGTTCCGGTGGCCAAGCCCAAGCCCAACACGGGCTCGGAGCGGATGCGTGCCGTCGCCAACGAGATTGCTCAGAAGATCGTCGAGCGGGCGCGCGTGGGAACCAATGGCGCCGGGCAGGCGGAGTTCCAGATTGATTTGCGCAGCAATGTGCTCAACGGACTGTCCATCAAGATCTCCGCCAAGAACGGGAAGATCCAGGCCGTCTTCAGCGGCAGTGACCGTGACGTGCTCAAGATGATCGAAGAGCAGAAAGAGGGGCTCAAGAGCGCGCTGACGGGCCGTGGCCTGAAGCTCGAGGATCTGCGCTTCGAGGTTCGCGCATGA